In one Leishmania panamensis strain MHOM/PA/94/PSC-1 chromosome 14 sequence genomic region, the following are encoded:
- a CDS encoding ribosomal protein L10/L16, putative (TriTrypDB/GeneDB-style sysID: LpmP.14.0920), translating to MQSSLLRPSSLRRGYHYVHPKTGRPIRQYRKYGDPRFINNEVALINGLFALITTDFGMVTQSQLENARLAILRRMPRGSFALTMHTDYEEFPVVQKSPESRMGAGKSNIHHFAYKFTTGVPLFEITALSSRRLNQAEAEGIFLAGRSFIPLQTAVVPRGRVDEYHVFK from the coding sequence ATGCAGTCGTCCCTGCTGCGGCCCAGCTCGCTGCGGCGAGGGTACCACTACGTGCACCCCAAGACCGGGAGACCCATTCGCCAGTATCGCAAGTACGGTGACCCTCGCTTCATTAACAACGAAGTTGCCCTCATCAACGGCCTTTTTGCGCTCATCACGACCGACTTTGGTATGGTGACGCAGTCGCAGCTGGAGAACGCGCGTCTCGCCATATTGCGCCGCATGCCGCGTGGCTCCTTCGCCCTCACCATGCACACCGACTACGAGGAGTTTCCCGTCGTGCAAAAGAGCCCCGAGTCGCGTATGGGTGCTGGTAAGAGCAACATCCACCACTTCGCTTACAAGTTCACCACCGGCGTGCCGCTGTTCGAGATTACGGCGCTGTCCTCGCGGCGGCTGAACCAGGCAGAAGCTGAAGGCATCTTCTTAGCAGGGCGGTCGTTCATTCCGCTTCAGACGGCAGTGGTACCGCGCGGCCGCGTGGATGAATACCACGTCTTCAAGTAA
- a CDS encoding hypothetical protein (TriTrypDB/GeneDB-style sysID: LpmP.14.0910), with protein sequence MLLASASSFRGTQHGAHHHHPLTYHQSSPIYGAGGATPETSALYQSLGSINVTGSTNSNNPYIGVRMTPETTQLQPQSVAHRRSSEADPRTAVLETNTHSLSARDTQPLELPLLRESNQYETGFKEAQQRWMTAALPTQVVPLYANGSRHSNPQSSPLTAALGESNRNSSSTARTASADYAIVTNRLQELMPPAITPNESTGLEPRSTVHQREQQQQQQQRPFSLPSHSGTPHEGCVRSYSPRSAAQQQRATPQQPALYISPSHAVAMSTMGLTTVSRGTSMGDTSRSHSVARGATGQLSPLSTIASTVSPVPLAEVELVPDIYNSSSLTDSIAEDEVHRQQETSRTRSPHRPCAAVGRARPRYAAHSPLSTPPPYHDVCADALNSTQTELLSDTEPRLTPASAGTSAGLLSPRQQSNHHAASACSAEDEKVHDYSDVRRPFQHSYGGASPAKEMAAHMLEEAEAPKNRQSPSAQLVPAGATNPDNDAAQAPQERDTLLRRSVDRAQVENDVEDSDKEEKGDNDDGDEGSVATADPAQTSKGKKKRRVRRNRKAKVLEDLPPVTSMKYLPPPPPPVTSVLLDLAGAASTNASSPSAFDKYYAVLLRWYTRLLADEADVVDTANACSFDATTAAAAMGAEACQIRGGSYAAAGKPPSGWLLQSLHSGPISPPMGPISPTLMSNPAPAYFGGSGGNAEVHVRCPRIEQYMALCDIPAELRLALTPNTAVKLPGGNKAEATAETQVIGSATVVLPQSVKDVPSAVRWAHDLETWWFCYVFPHVAHTRHQPPATWPPPQQQQQPASMSPVGLTISHPGAGTVGYDYSYGWPTTMSQPMISPIPVAYGAHGSCVIDGTHPMIGNGISSSVYEHIPMQPQLPAPLAPMPPGYLMSVYSAY encoded by the coding sequence ATGCTGCTTGCATCGGCGTCGTCGTTCCGCGGCACCCAGCACGGCGCACATCATCACCACCCCCTCACTTATCATCAGAGTAGCCCCATTTATGGCGCAGGCGGTGCGACACCCGAGACATCGGCTCTTTACCAGAGCCTCGGCAGCATCAACGTCACTGGCAGCACGAACAGCAACAACCCGTACATCGGGGTGCGCATGACGCCGGAGACGACGCAACTGCAACCACAGTCGGTCGCGCATCGCCGCAGTTCCGAGGCGGACCCCCGCACCGCGGTGTTGGAGACCAACACACACTCACTATCCGCCCGTGACACTCAGCCACTAGAGCTTCCCCTGCTGCGGGAGTCAAACCAGTACGAGACAGGGTTCaaggaagcgcagcagcgctggatGACAGCGGCGTTGCCGACGCAGGTGGTGCCACTCTACGCGAACGGCTCGCGCCACAGTAACCCGCAGTCGTCTCCACTTACCGCTGCACTGGGAGAAAGCAATAGAAactccagcagcacagctCGCACCGCCTCAGCGGACTACGCCATCGTGACGAATCGCTTGCAGGAACTCATGCCCCCCGCGATAACCCCGAATGAGAGCACTGGCCTTGAGCCTCGTTCCACGGTGCACCAacgagagcaacaacaacaacagcagcaacgaccCTTCTCGCTACCCTCACATAGCGGAACACCCCACGAGGGCTGTGTGCGTAGCTACTCACCACGCAgtgccgcacagcagcaacgggcGACGCCACAACAGCCCGCCCTCTATATTTCCCCGTCCCACGCGGTAGCCATGTCAACGATGGGATTGACAACTGTCTCCAGAGGCACCAGCATGGGTGACAccagccgcagccacagcgtCGCCCGCGGTGCGACGGGGCAGCTCTCTCCCTTGTCCACCATCGCGTCAACCGTCTCGCCAGTGCcgctggcggaggtggagctggtACCCGACATCTACAACAGCTCCAGTCTTACTGACTCCATTGCAGAGGATGAGGTTCATCGTCAACAGGAAACCAGCAGAACTCGGTCACCCCATCGCCCGTGTGCAGCGGTGGGTCGTGCACGGCCGCGGTACGCTGCTCATTCACCGCTctcaacaccaccaccttaCCACGACGTGTGCGCTGATGCGCTAAACTCGACACAGACAGAGCTGCTGAGTGACACAGAACCGCGACTCACGCCCGCCTCTGCTGGAACGTCCGCAGGACTGCTCTCTCCGCGCCAGCAAAGCAACCACCATGCTGCGAGTGCGTGTTCGGCAGAGGATGAAAAAGTTCACGACTACAGCGACGTGCGTCGCCCATTTCAGCACAGCTATGGCGGAGCGTCGCCAGCGAAAGAGATGGCGGCGCacatgctggaggaggctgaGGCACCTAAGAACCGGCAATCGCCATCGGCGCAGCTCGTGCCTGCCGGTGCAACAAACCCCGACAATGACGCCGCGCAAGCGCCCCAAGAGCGCGATacactgctgcgccgctcagTGGATCGCGCACAGGTCGAGAATGACGTCGAGGACTCCGacaaggaggaaaagggcgaCAATGACGACGGTGACGAGGGCTCTGTCGCCACTGCAGATCCCGCGCAGACGAGCAaaggcaaaaagaaaagacgcGTGCGTCGTAATCGCAAGGCAAAGGTGCTGGAGGATTTGCCTCCGGTCACGTCCATGAAGTACctcccgccaccgccacctccggtGACGTCGGTGCTACTCGACCTCGCAGGTGCGGCCTCGACCAAcgcgtcatcgccgtcggCGTTCGACAAGTACtacgcggtgctgctgcgatggtACACGCGCCTACTTGCCGACGAGGCCGACGTCGTGGACACCGCCAACGCGTGTAGCTTTGACGCTActacggcggcggctgcaaTGGGTGCGGAGGCGTGTCAGATCCGTGGTGGCAGCTACGCCGCGGCTGGCAAGCCACCGTCTGGCTGGCTACTGCAGTCCCTACACTCTGGCCCCATCAGCCCACCTATGGGTCCCATTTCTCCGACGCTCATGTCGAACCCGGCGCCTGCCTACTTTGGCGGTAGTGGCGGCAACGCTGAGGTGCATGTGCGATGCCCCCGCATTGAGCAGTACATGGCGTTGTGCGACATTCCAGCCGAGCTGCGTCTCGCCCTTACCCCCAACACGGCAGTGAAGTTGCCTGGTGGCAACAAGGCGGAGGCCACAGCGGAGACGCAGGTGATCGGCTCTGccacggtggtgctgccgcagtctGTGAAAGACGTGCCGAGCGCAGTGCGTTGGGCACACGACCTCGAGACGTGGTGGTTCTGCTACGTCTTCCCGCACgtggcgcacacgcgtcACCAGCCGCCAGCTacgtggccgccgccgcaacagcagcagcagccggccTCCATGTCGCCCGTTGGTCTCACCATCTCGCACCCAGGCGCTGGTACAGTCGGGTACGATTATTCGTACGGCTGGCCAACCACGATGTCGCAGCCGATGATAAGCCCCATACCAGTCGCGTACGGCGCGCATGGCAGTTGTGTGATCGACGGCACCCATCCCATGATCGGAAACGGGATTAGCTCGTCAGTGTATGAGCACATCCCCATGCAACCCCAGTTGCCAGCCCCTCTAGCGCCGATGCCGCCAGGTTACTTGATGAGTGTATACTCAGCCTACTAA